Part of the Pseudodesulfovibrio mercurii genome is shown below.
ACCACCACGTACACGGCCGCCCCCGCCAGCAGGGAGAGGAGCCAGACCGTCAGGGTGAGCCCGTTGAACGGTTGGGCGGGATCCACGGAACCGGAAAGATAGATCGAGGGCGCCCCGGCCGCGAGCACGCCCAGCGCCCCGCCCAGATAGACCCGCCCGCGCAACCGCATGAGCCGCAGGGCGTCCACGGCCACTTCCAGGGGCGATATCCTGTCTCCCGCCACAAGTACCTACCTTATGGTTTCAAGCCAGTGGCCCACCTCCACGCGGTCCGGGGCCGTGGCCGAGAGCTGGGCCAGACAGGCGGAGCAGCCCGAGAGGACCACGTCCGCACCCTTGAGCGCCTCCCAGCAGGCGCGGTTGACCGGTTCGGTCAGGCCGGGCGCGGCCAGGCGCATGACCCCGCCGAAGCCGCAGCACTGCTCGTCCGTAACCCTGACCAGCCGGTCGCCCAGGAGCGCCCGGAGCCAGGTCCGGTCCGGGTCGTCCTTGCCCGCGTGGCACGGGTGGTGGTAGCCGAGCCGGTCCGGTGCATTGTCGGATATCATAAATTCTATGCCCCGTACAGCCACCGACAAGGGCAAAAGCGCCTGGTTCCACTGCGCCTTTTCCCCGTCGGACTCGAAGGCGTCGTAGGCCCGCAGCCCGGCCAGGCAGGAGGCGCAGAACACGGCCACGCGCGGCCGCCCGGCCTCGCGCCAGACCGCCACGTTGCGCCGGGCCATCTCCCCGGCCTCGTCCGCGAACCCGGCCCCCTTCAGCCCCGAGCCGCAGCAGGCGAAGTCGCCGGGCAGGACGTCCGCGCCCAGGCCGTCCAGCAGCCGCAGGGCGGCCGTGAGCCAGCGGCCCTGCACGTAGTTGGCCGTGCAGCCCGCGAACAGGAGCATGCGTTCGCCGCGCCAGTCGTCGGGGAAGGCCCTGGGCGTGAGGAAGGGATCGAGGCCCGGCCCGCCGGTCATGCCCGCGAGCATCTTGAGCATGGGCCCGAGCTTCTCGGTGCGGAACCGCTCGGGGATGAGCGCGGCGGCCTTGGAGCTGGGCGACCAGAGCTGGCGGGCGCGGGTCAGCCAGGTCTTCCACAGCCAGGACTTGAAATTCGGGTGCGCACCGCGCAGGGCGGCCACCAGGCCGGGCACGTCCTGACCCTGGGAGCAGACCTCGCGGCACCGGCCGCAGCCCAGGCAGAGCCCGGCCAGCCGGGCGGCGTCGGTCTCGGACAGCTTGTCCGGGTCCTCGGCCAGGACCCGGCAGAGGTCGGACTTGGAACGCGGCCCGAGTTCCTCGCGGCCCGTGGCCTTGAGCAGCGGGCAGGCCTGGAGGCACTTGCCGCACAGGATGCAGTGGGAGACGTGTTCGGAAACGGGGTCGGCCATGGTCCGCCTACCACCCCTTACCGGGGTTCATGATCTCGTGGGGGTCGAAGACGCGGCGCACGGTCTCCATGAAATGGAGCTGGTCCGCGCCGAGCTGCTCGGGCACGAAGGAGGCCTTGGTCAGGCCGGTGCCGTGCTCGCCCGAGATGGTCCCGCCCAGTTCCACGGCGGCCCGGAAGAGCCGCTCCTTGACCTGGTGGGCGGCGCGGACCTCCTCGGGGTGGGCCGCGTCGTGCATGATGTTGGTGTGGATGTTGCCGTCGCCCAGGTGGCCGTAGCAGAGCACGGGCAGCCCGGCGTCGGCCCCGGCCTTTTGGGCGATGCGCACCAGCTCGGGCACGCGGCCGCGCGGCACGGCCAGGTCCTCGGAAAGCTTGTCGGGCCGGAGCCGGTAGGAGCCGGGCGAGATGTCCCGGCGGGCGGCCCAGACCGCTTCCTCGGCCTCGCCCTCGCCCACCTCCAGGGAGACCGGCCCCACGGCCGCAAGCGCCGCCTCGAGCCGTCGGATCTCGGCGGCCACGCCCTCGGCCGTGCCGTCGAACTTGAAGAGCAGCGCGGCCTGGGCCTGCGGGGCCAGGGGGATGTCGCCGCCCAGGCGCACGGCCTTGATGGTGGTCACGTCCATGAACTCGCAGGCGCAGGGCAGGAGCCCGGCCCCGAAGACGGCCATGGCCCCGTTCATGGCCCCGTCCAGGTCGGCGAAGCCCACCAGCACGGAGCTGGAGGTCTCGGGCAGGGGGATGAGCTTGACCGTGGCCCGGGTGATCAGGCCGAGCTTGCCGTCCGCGCCGACAAAAAGGCGCTTCAGGTCCAGGCCGACCACGTCCTTCTGGGCCCGGCCGCCCATGGTCAGGACCTTGCCGCCGGGGAGCACGGCCTCGATGCCCAGGACCCAGTCGCGGGTCACGCCGTACTTAACGGCCCGCAGCCCGCCCGCGCAGGTGGAGATGTTCCCGCCCATGGTGGAGATCTTCACGCTGGCCGGGTCCGGGGGATAGAAGAGCTTCTTCGCGGCGCATGCCTGCTGGAAGTCCGCCGTGATCACGCCGGGCTCCACCTCGGCGGCGAAGTCGCGTTCGCTGATGTCGAGGATGCGGTTCATGCGTAGCAGGGACACGGTCACGCCGTGCAGGAGCGGCACGGTGTTGCCCACCTGCCCGGTGGCCCGTGCGCGCGGATAGAGCGGCATGCGCTCGGCGTCGGCCCAGCGCAGGAGTTCGGCCGCCTGGTCCCGGCTCTCGGGCCGGACCACGGCCCAGGGCATGGACCGCTCGCGGCTCGCGTCCGTGGAAAAGGCGTTCATTTCCTCGGTGTCGAGGACGCACCCGTCGCCGGGGAAGAGATCGGTCAGGAACGCCCGGTGGGCGTCTGTCAGGGAGGTGGCGTAATTCGGCATGCGCCGAGCCTACGAGTACGATTATCGAGTGTCAATGACATGAGAGGCGGGATGGGGGATGGAGCCTGCGGCTCCGCGCTGAAGAGCGCGCCTGCGGCGCGGAGAGCCGGGATGGAGCTGCGCTCCTCCCTCCGAGAGCCAGCGAGGCGGTTGCACCGCCTCGGCTTCCATGCCCTCCCGGCGGGGTCCATTTTTTTGCTGGCCCAAAAAAATAGACGAAAAAAAGGGCCTTGCGGGGGGAGCGGCCGCCCGGGGAGGGGGCGCAAGAATCCGATCCGCTCGGGGCGGCTCCATCTGAGCAAAAGTATAGTGCGACTCCCGGAGCGGAATGCCCCCTTTTGGGAAAGACCGAGCCTCGAAGGGACAAGAGCCGCCACCCCTTCGCGGTCGGCTTCTACGCGCCCCCTCCAGGGCTGTGACGGTGCGGTGAAGAGGTGCGGGGGGGGACGCGGCGGGGCGTGCGTTTTGGTGGGGCCGAGAGCCGCTGTCGGGTGCCGGGGGCACCCGAGTCGCTCCAGTGGGTGCGAGTTGGGGGAGTGTGGGCTTGGGGATGGGGGTTGAAGGCGGGAGTTTGCGTTGGGAGAGCCATGAAAGGGAAGGAAATGTGGGGGCTCCTACACCTCCCGCGACGCGTTTCTCCTGAGTCCCCAATTTTTCCCAGGGCCGCCGCCAAGGCGGTCCGCCACCCCCCTGTCGCGAGTGCGGCCAAACCCGCTGTGCTCTTTTCAAGCCCGTCTACAGACGAGGCCCCCCAACCTCCACCGCGCGAGCGCGGCCCAATTTTTCTCACCCCGCCTCTTCGTGCCCGGCCATTCGTCCCGGCCCACTCCCCACACCCGAAGAGCGGTAGTCGGCGGCGGACCCTAGAGCCCGTGTTCGGCGGCGAAAGCGCGGGTTTGAGCGCGTCTGCGCAGCAGACATTCGCTCACAACCAGCGAAAGCCGCCTACGGGCTCTTGGGTCCGTCGGCGGGCGGCAGCACCGAAGCGCAGTTTTTGCTTCCTTTTTTCTGCGCCGGCAAAAAGGAAGTCGCCGTAAAGGCGAAATACGATGTGAGGATGACAGTCCTCAGCTCCGACGCGGATGCGCGGATAAATCCAAGGAGTCTCTCCCTCCCAGGCCCGCCGCAGGGCGATCCACTACAACACCGCCGCGCAAGCGCGGACAACTTCTCGACTTCAGACCTCTTCGTACCCGGCCATCCGCTCCGGCCCACTCCTCGCACCCGAAGAGCGGTAATGGGCGGCGGACCCTAGAGCCCGTGTTCGGCGGCGAAAGCGCGGGTTTGAGCGCGTCTGCGCGGCAGACATTCGCTCACAACCAGCGAAAGCCGCCTACGGGCTCTTGGGTCCGTCGACGCGCGGCAGCACCGCAGCGCAGTTTTTGCTTCCTTTTTTCTGCGCCAGCAAAAAAGGAAGTCGCCGTAAGGGCGAAATACGATGTAGGGATGACAGTCATCAGCCCCCACGCGGATGCGCGGCCATATTCAAGCGCCCCACTTCTTCATAAAAAAGGGCCGCTCCCCGGCAGGGGAACGGCCCTTCACCTCTTCAAACGAAGGGACTAGGCCTCCAGTTCCTTCATCAACCACTCCTTGATGGGCGGGGTCAACTCGAGGATGCCCTTGATGCCCTTGATGTCTTCGAGCAGCTGCTTGGCCAGGTCCTCGGGAATCTTCTTGGAACACAGGATGGTCGATCCGTAGTTGTCCATGCGCATGAGCACCACCTTGGGCTCACCCCAGGTGTCCATGGCGAAATATACCGAATATTCCCCGGACGTGGTCACCGGCGAACGCATGGCGTCGCGATAGTTGTTGTTGCCCCATTCCAGGTACAGGGTGACGGCATCCTCGTGGATCATGTCCCAGTTCACTTCGTTCAGCCACTGCCTGCATGCGTTGGTGTCGTCGCTCATATTTCCTCCAAAAGTGTGTTGTCCATTTTTTGATAATAAGTATCACTTGGAGTTCTGTCCAGCCTCTTACGGATCAATGCCGTCCTCCCGGTTCCGGCGCATCACCCAGACCAGCACCGCGAAGCCGAAAAGCAGCCCCAGCGCGGCCAGTTCGCGCACCCACAGTCCCCAGACCAGCACCCCGGCCAGCAGCAGCGCGCCCAGCAGCCGCGACCACTTGACCCGGTTCCACGGCGCGGCCGACCAGTTCTTCTCCCACTCCACGCCCCGGCGGGCCAGCCCGAACCACCAGTTCTCCGGCGGCGCGGGCAGGTCCAGCTCGAAAAATCCCGCGCCCAGCAGGATCAGCGAGGCGGCCAGCAACAGATAGCCGTGCGCGAACAGGGCCAGGCCGAACAGGACCAGGGCCGCCGCATGCAGGCTCCAGTTCCACGGCTGGCGGTGTCTCGACAACGCGAGCGCAAACAACGACGACGGCGTGACGGCCATGACTCCTCCCGCCCGACCATACAAACGACCTCGCCGTCATTGCAACCCATTACGGGTTTTTGTAAAACCGGAACACGGAGGACAAACATGGACACCTATCTCATCGCGCGGGCCGTGGCCGAACTCGGCGAATGCCTGCGCGCGCAAAATCACTTCCTGGCCACCGCCGAGTCCTGCACCGGCGGGCTGCTCGCCAGCACCCTGACCGATACCCCCGGCAGCTCCGAATGGTTCGCCGGGTCCGTGGTCGCCTACTCGAACACGGTCAAGAACAAACTCCTGGACGTGCCCGCCGCCACCCTCGAAGAACACGGCGCGGTCTCCGAACCCGTCGTCCTGGCCATGGCCCGGGGCGCGCTCAAGACCATCGGCGCGGACGTGTCCGTGGCCATCTCCGGCATCGCCGGACCCTCCGGCGGCACCCCGGACAAACCCGTGGGCACCGTCTGGATCGCCTGGGCCTGGCCCGACGGCATACGCGCCCGAAAATACCACTTCCAGGGCAACCGCGACCAGATCAAGGGACAATCCGTCATGACCGCCATCAACGGGCTGCTCGGCGTGACGAAGTAGCAAGGGGGCGTGAAAGGGCGAGCGGGGAATGCCTCCGGCGGCCCCTTCGGGACGCCGCATGGCCGCGCACAGCCAGGCCCTCCACCAAGCAGCACCCAACCCAACCGGATGCCATCCCGCGTCCGCACGCCCCTGCCGAAGGCACACAAAAAGTTTGGGAGAGTCCAGAGAACCCTTTTCAAAGGGTTCTCTGGCGGGGCCTGGGGCAGCGCCCCAGCCGTCGGAGACGCCCGCCCGGCGAGGGCCCGCCGGAGGCTTCTTCTACTCCATGCCCTCGTCCACGAGCAGGCCTCTGCCCGAGGCGGCGCCTCTGGCCAGGTCGTCCACGCGTTCGTTGAGCAGGTGACCGGCGTGTCCCTTGACCCAGTGGAAGGTGACGTCGTGTTCTTCGATGAGGGGCATGAGCCGTTGCCAGAGGTCCTGGTTCTTGACCGGTTTCTTGGCGGCGGTTTTCCAGCCGTTGCGTTGCCAGTTCTTGAGCCAGCGTTGGGTGATGGCCTGCTGGACGTATTTGGAGTCGGTCCAGAGGTCCACGGTGCAGGGGCGGGTCAGGGAGGACAGGCCGACGATGACGGCGAGGAGCTCCATGCGGTTGTTGGTGGTCCGCTTGTAGCCCTGGGAAAGTTCCTTGTAATTGGCACCGTTTTCGCCCTGGTATTCGCCGTGGATGAGGATGGCGCCGTAGCCGCCGGGGCCGGGGTTGCCGAGGCAGGAGCCGTCCGTATACATGGTCACGCGATCACTCACGCGCATTCTCCTTGTTCAATGAGTCGAGTTTCTTGAGGATTTCCACCAGGACCTCCTGGATGGCCAGGGGCCACTCGCCGTCGTCGAAGGACGGGAGCAGGAAGGTGGTCTTGAGGGAGTCGATGAATTCCGGGCCCAGCGCGGTGCGCATGAGCGGGGGGAAGCGCAGTTCGGCCGCGTTGATGGCCGGGGCGAGTCCCATGTACATGGTCTTGTCGTTCAGTTCCGGGACCACGAAGTCGCCGCCGTAGATCTGGATCTTGCAGTCCATCCCCCATTTTTCGCGCAGGGTCTGGGTGAAGGAGACGATCATCTTCTTCTGGTCCCTGGTCAGGGTCTTGGTCTCGTCGTAGACGGCGCTCTGCTGGTTCAGAACCTCGACCACGTGCTCGTTGTTCTTCATGAACGCCCAGATGACGGCGGCGAAGACGAGGATGAGCGCCAGGGAGCGGATGAGCTTTTCCCTGTGCGTGGAGCCGTGCACTCGGGGGATGGTGATGCGACGCATTTCCGCTTTCTATCGTGCGGGCGGGTTTCAGGCAAGGGCGAAGGGGGCCGCCCGCGCTTGTCGGGTCGGGACGGGGCTAGCCTTCGCCGCGCAGGGCCTGGATGGGGTCCAGGGACGCGGCCTGACGGGCGGGCTTGAGGCCGAAGACCAGGCCCACGGCCTGGGAGCCGGCCAGGGCCATGAAGAAGGCCTTCCACGAGAATTTGATGGTCAGGATGTCGAGGCGCGACAGGAACTGGCCGAGTCCCAGACCGAGGAACAGGCCGAGCACGCCGCCGAGCAGAGTCAGGGCGCAGGCCTCGACCAGGAATTGCAGCATGATGGCGGAGTTGCGTGCGCCCATGGCCTTTTTCAGGCCGATCTCCTCGGCCCGCTCCGAAACCGAGATGGAGAAGAGGTTGGCCAGGACGAAGCCGCCCACGAGCACGGCGATGCCCGCGGTCACGCCCAGGAACAGGGTCAGGCCGCCCTTGAAGAAGGCCAGGAACTTGAGGACCTCGTCGGCGGTCAGGATGGAGAAGTCGTCGTCATCCTCGGGGTTGAGGTGGTGCAGGTGGCGGAGCAGGGAGCGCAGGTTCTCGGTGTGCGCGGCCATGTAGTCCGGCTCCACGAACTTGACCCGCAGCGCCCGGAAATACTTGCGGTCCATGTTGTAGCGCTGGACCAGGGTGGACAGGGGGATGATGATCCGGTTGTCCACGTCGCCGCCCCCGCCCGAGGTCACGCCGCGATAGGACAGCTTGCCGACTACCTGGAACGGGATGCCCGAGACGTACAGGACCCGGCCCACGGGCGACTCGTCGCCGAACAGCTCCCGCGACGGCGTGTCGCCGAGCAGGGCGACTTTGGCCCCGATGCGCTCGTCCTCGGCCGACAGGTCGCGCCCCTCGCTCAGCGGCCAGTTCCAGGCCTTGGAGTAGTCCTGGGTGGTGCCCACTATGGTCACGTCCTGGTAGCTGCGGCTGCCCGCCCTGACCGTCTGCCCGCTCTTGGCCCGCATGGGCAGCACCTGGTACGCGCCGGGCAGGGAATCACGGATGCGGTCCGCGTCCTCGCGGCTCAGCGTCAGGGTGCGCATGCCCACCGCCCGCTTCTGGAAATTGCCGCCGAAGACCAGGGCCGCGTCCGGGCCGAACATGTCGACCATCTCCACGGCCATGCGGTTGGCCCCGTCCACCGCCGTGACGATCAGCGTCAGCGAGGCGATGCCGAAGGCCACGCCCAAGACCACGAAAACGGACCGCAACTTGAAGGCCCATACCGCCTCCAAGCCCATGCTCACCACCCTGCCAACAGTCCGCATCATTCGTGTGTCGCCTCCGGCGGCCGGGGAAGGGGAGAGAGGGAACCCTTTGGAAAGGGTTCCCTCTCTCCCCTTCCCCCGGACCCCCATCCCCTCTCACCCTCCCAAACTTTTTGGCGCCGCTGCGCGGGAGGGTGAGCCGGTTTTTTGTCTGTTTTTACATTACAAATATATCAACTTATCAAAAATTCATGCCGGGTATCCAAATACCCTCTCCGTCCTTCCGCTTCCCTCCGCCCCTGCCGAAGGCACATAAAAAATTTGGAAGGGGTGTCCAGGGGGGAAACTTTTTCAAAAGTTTCCCCCCTGGCCGCCGGAGGCATTTGTTTTCACGTCCTCGGCGATGCGGCCGTCGTGGAGGCGGATGATGCGGTCGGCCTCGCGGGCCACGTCCTCGTCGTGGGTGACGAGGACGATGGTCTGCCCGGCGCGGTGCACGTCGTGGAAGAGCTTCATGATCTCGGCCGAGGTGTTGGAGTCGAGCTGGCCCGTGGGTTCGTCGGCCAGGAGTATCCGCGGGTCGTTGAGCAGGGCCCGGGCCATGGCCACACGCTGCTGCTGGCCGCCGGACAGGCGCGAGGGCTTGAAGTGCATGCGGTCGGCCAGGCCCACGCGTTCGAGGAGGGCCTCGGCCCTTGAGAGCAGTTCGGCGCGCGGCCTGCCGGAGTAGAGGCCGGGCAGGATGACGTTCTCCAGGGCGGTGGCGTAGGAGATCAGGTAGAAGGACTGAAACACGAAGCCGAGCGCCTTGTTGCGCAGGTCGGACTGCTGGTCGTCGTCGAGGTTGGAGGCGTCTCGGCCGAGCAGATGGTAGACGCCCGAGGTGGGCCGGTCGAGCAGGCCGATGATGTGCAGCAGGGTGGACTTGCCCGAGCCGGACGTGCCCTGCAGGGCGATGAACTCGCCGGGGGCCACGTCCAGGGTGATGCCCTTGAGGACCTTGATGCCGGGGTCGGACTCGTCGCCCTTGCCCTGGAGGAAGGTCTTGGTGATCCCGTTCAGGGAGATGGCCGGTTCCATTACAGCCCCTTCTTGCCGACCTTGGCGCCGGGCAGGACGAGCTGGGTGGCGACCACGTCGCCCTCGGACAGGCCGTCCAGGACCTCGGAGGTCTCCAGGCCGACCAGGCCGAGCTTGGGCGTGACCTCCTCGGGCTGCTTTTCGGGGTCGGTCACGCGGAAGCAGACCTGGCGGTCCTTGACCCACTTGAGGGCGTTGTTGGGCACGACGAGCACGTCGTCCTTGGTCCGGACGATGATCTTGCACTGGGTGGTCATCTCCGGGCGCAGGAAGTCGGCCTGTTCGCGGGTGACCTTGACCAGGGTGCGGTAGTAGACGATGTTGTCGCGGATTTCCGGCTCGGGGTAGATGCGGTCCACCACGCCCTCGAAGACCTTTTCGCGGTAGGCGTCCACGGTGTAGCGCACGTGCAGGCCCGCCTTGACGCGGCCCACGTCGGTCTCGTCCACGTAGATCCACATCTCGAGCATTTCCGGATTGAGCACGGTGATCAGGTTGGACACGGACAGGCCGGAGACGATGGTCTCCCCCTCCTGGGCGGCCACCTGGCTGACCACGCCGTCGATGGGCGAGTAGATGCTGGTGTAGGACAGCTGGACGCGCAGGGTGTCGAGCTTGGCCTTGGCCGCGGCCACGCTGAAGCGGGCCATCTGGGCGTCCTGGGTGGCCACGTCCAGGGAGTCCTGGGCCTCCAGGCGCTTCTGGACCAGGGTGCGCTGGCGGGGCAGGTTCTTCTCCATGTACTGGAGCTTGGCCTGGGCCAGGTCGAGGTTGGCCTTGGCCTCACTGATGCGCGCCTTGAGCTCGCGGGCGTCGATGCGGGCCACGAGGTCGCCCTTCCGGACGTGGTCGCCGACCTTGACGGGCACGGATTCGAGCACGCCGGTGGCCTGGGCCCCGATCTTGACCTGGGCGCCCACCTGGGCCTTGACGATGCCGGTGGCCTCCAGAACCTTGGAGACGCTGCCCCTGGCGACCTTGGCGGTCTTGAGAACCTTGATCCTGTCCGTGGACTGTCCGGCGGTGAAGTACCAGACGCCGCCTCCGGTGAGGAGCGCGGCGATGAGGATGAATATGAGCTTCTTCATGTCTGCTTGTCTTGTTCCTGTTCGATTTCCCGGCGCAGCATGGCGGAAAAATCAGCGGGTTTGAACGGCCTGCGGCCGAAGAGCACGTCGCGGAAGGTCACGGCCCTGAAGGCGTAGCCGCACCCCTGCGGCAACCGGCCGCCATGGTAATATAGCGACTTGGACGGATAATTTCCACACAAAGCGGGCCGGGTGTCGTGATCGGTGCAGAGGTTGTCCTCGCCGAGCAGGGCGCAGTCGAAGAGCAGGTACCCGTCCGCATTGCGTTTTTTCGGGCGGAACCGGGCGTGTTCCGGGGCCTCGGCCACCAGCCGCTCGAACTGGGACAGGCTGCGCAGCCAGCGCCCCCGGTCGCGCAGGAGCACGGACCGGCAGCAGCGGCCGCACAGGGTGCACCGCCCGACCACCTCCACCTCGCGGCGCAGGACGCGGGAGCGGAAACGGCGAAACAGGCCGGTCGGGGAGTCGAGGCCGGCGAGCCAGTCGAGCGGGTTCACGCCCGACGCTCCCGGATGCCGCCCCAAGGGGTGACGCGCATGCATTTTCCTCCGGCTTTTCTTGACCTGAACACGCAATATGCCTACTTGTGGGTCATTATGAATTGGGATTGGGACAAATTACAAAAGCAGCAACAGGGGCGCCCCGGCGGCAAGCCGCCGAGCTTCGACGATTTCCAGGACCAGCTCGAGAAACTGAAGAAGTTCAAGCTGCCCGGTTGGAAGTTCGTCATTCCTATTTTCATCCTCCTCTGGATCGCCAGCGGGTTCTACATCGTGGAGCCCGACGAGGTGGGCGTGGTCAAGCAGTTCGGCAAGTTCAACCGCGTCACCACCGCGGGTCCGAACTACCACATCCCCTACCCGGTGGAAAGCGTGCTCACCCCCAAGGTGACGCAGATCCGGCGTATCGAGTTCGGCTTCCGGTCCGTGGGGCCCGTCACGCAGAGCTTCCAGCAGGGGTCCAGCCGCGAGGTCAAGGAAGAGTCCCTGATGCTCACCGGCGACGAGAACATCGTCTCCGTACAGTTCATCGTCCAGTACATGATCAAGGATGCACAGAATTACCTGTTCAACGTCAATGACCCCGAGCAGACCCTGGCCCACGCGGGCGAGGCGGCCATGCGCGAGGTCATCGGCAACGGCAAGATCGACGACGCCCTGACCACGGGCAAGCAGGAGATCCAGGTCCAGACCAGGGAGCTCATGCAGCGCATCCTCGACAACTACAAGACCGGCCTGTCCGTGGTCGCGGTACAGATGCAGAACGTGCATCCGCCGGACGAGGTCATCGAGGCCTTCAAGGATGTGGCCTCCGCCCGCGAGGACAAGAGCCGCTACATCAACGAGGCCGAGGCGTACCAGCGCGACATCCTGCCCAAGGCGCGCGGCGAGGCCGCCCGCATCACCAACGCGGCCCAGGCCTACAAGGAGGCCAAGGTCCGCAAGTCGGAGGGCGACGCGGCCCGGTTCCTGTCCGTGCTCAGAGAGTACGAGAAGGCCAAGGACATCACCCGCGAGCGGCTGTACCTGGAGACCATGGAGGCCATCCTGGCCAACCCGGACACCGAAAAGCTGGTCATGTCCGAAGACGCCCTCAAGCAATCCGTACCCTATCTCCCCCTGGACAAGCAGCCGCGCCCGGCCGCTCCCAAGGAAGCACAGTAAAGGGGGAGGTCCGACATGAAGAAAACGACCATCATACTCGGCATCGTCATCGTCCTCGGGGCCTTCGCCCTGACCTCCGCGGCCTTCACCGTGGATCAGACCCAGCAGGCCATCGTCATCCAGCTCGGCCGGCCGGTCAGCGGCCAGCTCGGCCCCGGCCTGCACTTCAAGCTGCCCGTGGTCCAGACCGTGGTCTTCTTCGACGCGCGCATCCTGGACTTCGACGCCAAGCCCGAGGAGATCACCACCACGGACAAGAAGTACATGAACGTGGACTCCTACACCAAGTGGCGGATCATCGACCCGCTGACCTTCTACACCAAGGTGCGCACCATCCAGGGCGCCCGGGCCCGGCTGGACGACATCGTCCGCTCGCAGCTCCGGGTGGCGCTGGGCCGCTACACCCTGATCGAGGTGGTCTCGCACAAGCGCCAGGAGATCATGGACGCGGTGACCAAACGCTCCAAGGAGCTGCTCGAACCCTACGGCATCGAGGTCCTCGACGTGCGCATCAAGCGCACGGACCTGCCCGCGGAGAACGCCCGGTCCATCTACGGGCGCATGAAGGCCGAGCGTGAGCGCCAGGCCAAGCAGTACCGCTCCGAAGGCCAGGAGGCCTCGGCCAAGATCAAGGCCAACGCGGACAAGGAACGGACCATCATCCTGGCCGACGCCCAGAAGCAGGCCGAGATCATCCGCGGCGAGGGCGACGCCCAGGCCACCAAGGTCTATGCCCAGGCCCTGGGGCAAAATCCCGACTTCTACGAATTCACCCGGAGCCTGGACGCCTACCGGCGCGGTTTCGACAAGAACACCCGCTTCATCCTGACCCCGAAAAGTCCCTTCCTGAAACATCTGCAATAGAAAGACGACGAGACCATAAGATGAGGATGTGGTCACATGAGGGCCACATCCTTTTTCTTTTGCCAAAAATAACCTTAAACGATATCATTGACATTATCGGGAGATTCTCCCAAAGTCGCCAGGAGATTTTCCCGGCACCTTTTTTGTCGGTGGAACCTGTCGTTTGGTACGGGGGTTACCCCCTTTGATAAAATATAATGGCGGACATACAAGGATTGCCATATCCCGATAATAGGGAAGGCCTCCCCCATGCCGTCATCACTCGTTAAGGAGCGACTATGCCCAAGAAGAAACGGAGATGTGACGAAGCGCAGCTCAAGTGGTTCGAGGAAGCGCTTGAGCGCATCAAGAAGGCGACCGGGGCCCGTACCCAGGTCCAGTTGGCCGAGGTGCTCGACGTCAGACAGTCGAGCATTTCCGACGCCAAGCGCCGATGCTCAATCCCCGCGGACTGGTTTTTGAAATTGTACCGCAGCCACGGTCTGGACCCGGAC
Proteins encoded:
- a CDS encoding (Fe-S)-binding protein encodes the protein MADPVSEHVSHCILCGKCLQACPLLKATGREELGPRSKSDLCRVLAEDPDKLSETDAARLAGLCLGCGRCREVCSQGQDVPGLVAALRGAHPNFKSWLWKTWLTRARQLWSPSSKAAALIPERFRTEKLGPMLKMLAGMTGGPGLDPFLTPRAFPDDWRGERMLLFAGCTANYVQGRWLTAALRLLDGLGADVLPGDFACCGSGLKGAGFADEAGEMARRNVAVWREAGRPRVAVFCASCLAGLRAYDAFESDGEKAQWNQALLPLSVAVRGIEFMISDNAPDRLGYHHPCHAGKDDPDRTWLRALLGDRLVRVTDEQCCGFGGVMRLAAPGLTEPVNRACWEALKGADVVLSGCSACLAQLSATAPDRVEVGHWLETIR
- a CDS encoding FAD-binding oxidoreductase; amino-acid sequence: MPNYATSLTDAHRAFLTDLFPGDGCVLDTEEMNAFSTDASRERSMPWAVVRPESRDQAAELLRWADAERMPLYPRARATGQVGNTVPLLHGVTVSLLRMNRILDISERDFAAEVEPGVITADFQQACAAKKLFYPPDPASVKISTMGGNISTCAGGLRAVKYGVTRDWVLGIEAVLPGGKVLTMGGRAQKDVVGLDLKRLFVGADGKLGLITRATVKLIPLPETSSSVLVGFADLDGAMNGAMAVFGAGLLPCACEFMDVTTIKAVRLGGDIPLAPQAQAALLFKFDGTAEGVAAEIRRLEAALAAVGPVSLEVGEGEAEEAVWAARRDISPGSYRLRPDKLSEDLAVPRGRVPELVRIAQKAGADAGLPVLCYGHLGDGNIHTNIMHDAAHPEEVRAAHQVKERLFRAAVELGGTISGEHGTGLTKASFVPEQLGADQLHFMETVRRVFDPHEIMNPGKGW
- a CDS encoding DVU0772 family protein, whose translation is MSDDTNACRQWLNEVNWDMIHEDAVTLYLEWGNNNYRDAMRSPVTTSGEYSVYFAMDTWGEPKVVLMRMDNYGSTILCSKKIPEDLAKQLLEDIKGIKGILELTPPIKEWLMKELEA
- a CDS encoding CinA family protein, whose translation is MDTYLIARAVAELGECLRAQNHFLATAESCTGGLLASTLTDTPGSSEWFAGSVVAYSNTVKNKLLDVPAATLEEHGAVSEPVVLAMARGALKTIGADVSVAISGIAGPSGGTPDKPVGTVWIAWAWPDGIRARKYHFQGNRDQIKGQSVMTAINGLLGVTK
- the rnhA gene encoding ribonuclease HI, which translates into the protein MRVSDRVTMYTDGSCLGNPGPGGYGAILIHGEYQGENGANYKELSQGYKRTTNNRMELLAVIVGLSSLTRPCTVDLWTDSKYVQQAITQRWLKNWQRNGWKTAAKKPVKNQDLWQRLMPLIEEHDVTFHWVKGHAGHLLNERVDDLARGAASGRGLLVDEGME
- a CDS encoding ABC transporter permease — translated: MMRTVGRVVSMGLEAVWAFKLRSVFVVLGVAFGIASLTLIVTAVDGANRMAVEMVDMFGPDAALVFGGNFQKRAVGMRTLTLSREDADRIRDSLPGAYQVLPMRAKSGQTVRAGSRSYQDVTIVGTTQDYSKAWNWPLSEGRDLSAEDERIGAKVALLGDTPSRELFGDESPVGRVLYVSGIPFQVVGKLSYRGVTSGGGGDVDNRIIIPLSTLVQRYNMDRKYFRALRVKFVEPDYMAAHTENLRSLLRHLHHLNPEDDDDFSILTADEVLKFLAFFKGGLTLFLGVTAGIAVLVGGFVLANLFSISVSERAEEIGLKKAMGARNSAIMLQFLVEACALTLLGGVLGLFLGLGLGQFLSRLDILTIKFSWKAFFMALAGSQAVGLVFGLKPARQAASLDPIQALRGEG
- a CDS encoding ABC transporter ATP-binding protein, with translation MEPAISLNGITKTFLQGKGDESDPGIKVLKGITLDVAPGEFIALQGTSGSGKSTLLHIIGLLDRPTSGVYHLLGRDASNLDDDQQSDLRNKALGFVFQSFYLISYATALENVILPGLYSGRPRAELLSRAEALLERVGLADRMHFKPSRLSGGQQQRVAMARALLNDPRILLADEPTGQLDSNTSAEIMKLFHDVHRAGQTIVLVTHDEDVAREADRIIRLHDGRIAEDVKTNASGGQGGNF